From a single Cryomorphaceae bacterium 1068 genomic region:
- a CDS encoding ketoacyl-ACP synthase III, whose translation MPRTVITGSGSFVPKRILSNEDFHGQTFYTEESVKIDNPPEIISKKFQEITGIRNRRWADDSMTSSDLAYQAAVRAIEDSGIDPETLDQIIVAHNFGDIKAGTIQSEAVPSIAARVKNKLGIVNPNCIGYDILFGCPGWVQGVIQTEAYFRAGMAKKVLVIGSETLSRVIDAYDRDSMLFSDGAGATILEYKDTDNDAGILSTASATFAEEEVDYLFMDKSYEPEADDSVMYMKMKGRKVYEFALRKVPAAMKQCLDKAKVDISQVKKIFIHQANEKLDEAVISRLYKLYGQREYSDSVLPMSVHEWGNSSVATVPTLYDVVNRGEKEGHSLKKGDILLFASVGAGMNINAICYRY comes from the coding sequence ATGCCAAGAACAGTAATCACAGGATCAGGAAGTTTCGTGCCTAAGAGAATTTTGTCGAATGAAGATTTTCACGGCCAAACATTTTATACGGAAGAGTCTGTCAAAATAGACAACCCACCTGAAATCATTTCCAAGAAGTTTCAAGAGATCACCGGTATTCGAAATAGAAGATGGGCGGATGACTCAATGACTTCTTCGGACCTAGCCTATCAAGCTGCCGTTCGCGCTATCGAAGATTCAGGTATCGATCCTGAAACGCTCGATCAGATTATTGTCGCTCACAACTTTGGAGACATCAAAGCAGGCACCATTCAGTCAGAAGCGGTACCCTCCATTGCCGCAAGGGTTAAGAATAAGCTAGGTATTGTAAACCCGAACTGCATAGGCTACGATATTTTATTTGGCTGTCCCGGCTGGGTGCAGGGCGTTATTCAGACAGAAGCTTACTTCAGAGCAGGTATGGCAAAAAAGGTCTTGGTTATTGGGTCAGAAACACTTTCACGAGTAATTGATGCTTATGATCGCGACAGCATGCTCTTTTCTGATGGAGCAGGCGCCACAATTTTGGAGTACAAAGACACAGACAATGATGCCGGGATTTTGAGTACTGCATCAGCTACCTTCGCTGAAGAGGAAGTTGACTACCTTTTCATGGATAAGTCTTACGAGCCTGAAGCTGATGACAGTGTGATGTATATGAAAATGAAGGGGAGAAAGGTTTATGAATTTGCTTTAAGAAAAGTGCCGGCAGCTATGAAGCAGTGCCTCGATAAGGCCAAAGTTGACATCAGCCAAGTGAAGAAAATATTCATCCATCAAGCGAACGAAAAGTTAGATGAGGCGGTCATCAGTCGCTTGTACAAATTATACGGACAGCGCGAATATTCTGATTCAGTTCTTCCAATGAGCGTTCATGAATGGGGAAACAGTTCTGTAGCAACTGTCCCTACCCTTTACGATGTAGTGAATCGCGGCGAGAAAGAAGGACATAGCCTGAAGAAAGGTGATATTCTGCTTTTTGC